A DNA window from Porites lutea chromosome 6, jaPorLute2.1, whole genome shotgun sequence contains the following coding sequences:
- the LOC140942045 gene encoding cyclic GMP-AMP synthase-like receptor 1, translated as MAAFRASLHAPSSLVCSAAESDKSSEDELPFEENIPLADYKEQDEEEDEEAIGDVESVSSQSCCYTRVYVGKKTEWQRDGCVDAHGMLNASKVKAVFARLVRDAIKALQNPTGKRRPNMKRGGSWRIESLIAAIKFRYVAVKSHGPAVMLQITNVRNQREYSVDLTLAIKCVDWPKEAVEWFIRPRNGWPNQRLVLEILGEGCYLVAKQPKGINIREQEKELFWRLSFSGAEKKLLLHGAQGEAIGCRRQVLRIMKALREEKKWVKLTSYHLKTVMLYEYEAHPNPNDWSFECLSFRLICFLKRLECYLRQANCPHFFIKDVNLLETVSPENCSEMAAKVRQLKLLCSMFL; from the exons atggcggctttCCGCGCAAGTTTGCATGCTCCTTCCTCCTTGGTTTGCAGTGCTGCAGAGTCCGATAAGTCATCAGAAGACGAACTAccttttgaagaaaatattcCACTAGCTGACtataaagaacaagatgaagagGAAGACGAGGAAGCGATCGGCGATGTTGAGTCAGTGTCATCGCAATCGTGTT GTTATACACGAGTTTATGTTGGTAAGAAAACGGAATGGCAGCGAGACGGTTGTGTTGATGCCCACGGAATGTTAAATGCCTCAAAGGTCAAAGCAGTATTCGCAAGGCTAGTCAGAGATGCCATAAAAGCTCTTCAGAATCCAACTGGGAAAAGGAGACCAAATATGAAGAGGGGAGGATCATGGAGGATAGAGAGCCTGATTGCCGC TATCAAATTCAGATATGTTGCTGTAAAGTCTCATGGACCTGCAGTAATGCTGCAAATAACCAATGTGCGTAACCAGCGAGAGTATTCTGTAGACTTGACCTTGGCTATCAAATGCGTCGACTGGCCTAAAGAAGCTGTGGAATGGTTTATAAGGCCCAGAAATG GTTGGCCTAATCAGCGACTTGTTCTAGAAATTTTGGGAGAGGGCTGTTACCTCGTTGCAAAGCAACCAAAAGGAATAAATATTCGAGAACAGGAAAAGGAGCTGTTCTGGCGTCTGTCCTTCTCGGGGGCTGAAAAAAAGCTGTTACTTCATGGGGCTCAAGGGGAAGCAATTGGTTGCCGCAGGCAAGTTTTGCGTATAATGAAGGCTCTCAGAGAAGAAAAGAAGTGGGTTAAATTAACATCGTATCACTTGAAAACAGTTATGTTGTATGAGTATGAGGCCCACCCTAATCCAAATGACTGGAGCTTTGAATGTCTGAGTTTCAGACTGATCTGCTTTCTCAAAAGGCTGGAATGCTACTTGAGGCAGGCAAACTGCCCCCATTTCTTCATTAAAGACGTCAATTTATTGGAGACGGTTTCACCAGAAAACTGTTCTGAGATGGCTGCCAAAGTGCGGCAGTTAAAACTTTTATGCTCCATGTTCCTTTAG